Proteins encoded by one window of Antechinus flavipes isolate AdamAnt ecotype Samford, QLD, Australia chromosome 4, AdamAnt_v2, whole genome shotgun sequence:
- the YBEY gene encoding endoribonuclease YbeY, with the protein MSLVLRNLQSVIPIRRVPLRARIELLRNILGIRQFDLGVICMDNAGIQRLNRTYRRSHGPTDVLSFPFHENLRAGAVPQPESRDDFNLGDLFLGVEYIFHQCRENGEDYYDVLTVTAAHGLCHLLGYKHSTAAEWQEMYRKEKLTLEALNKVAGTSLQPLTKNLFG; encoded by the exons ATGAGCCTCGTGCTCAGGAACCTGCAGAGCGTCATCCCCATCCGGAGGGTCCCGCTTCGGGCCAGAATCGAACTGCTCCGAAACATCCTGGGCATCCGGCAGTTTGACCTGGGAGTGATATGTATGGACAACGCGGGCATTCAGCGCCTTAACAGAACCTACAGACGCAGCCACGGCCCCACCGACGTGCTCTCGTTTCCCTTTCACGAG AACCTGAGGGCAGGGGCAGTGCCTCAGCCCGAGAGCCGCGACGACTTCAACTTGGGAGATCTCTTCCTGGGAGTGGAGTACATCTTCCACCAGTGCCGAGAGAACGGGGAAGACTACTACGACGTCCTGACG GTGACGGCGGCTCACGGGCTCTGCCATTTGCTCGGGTACAAGCACAGCACAGCAGCCGAGTGGCAGGAG ATGTATCGCAAAGAAAAGCTCACGCTGGAAGCGCTGAACAAGGTCGCCGGGACCAGCCTCCAGCCCCTGACCAAGAACCTTTTTGGATGA
- the C4H21orf58 gene encoding uncharacterized protein C21orf58 homolog isoform X1: MVDSSVADQMARLKLKLLEKKLEAERENMEENLEPSLAAPRSYEGEDEIVQSALRRRKDLLHKLRPRPLWPPLQEQHLLEELAGPYSWGGSPRRSYRAEGPPEGPPAPIYPPFPAASQPEQPRIIQQTVPQPPATIIQQLPQQPLITQIPPAPAYAGPRSGSIKEDMVEMMLMQNAQMHQIIMQNMMLKVLPPVTSAAPEAPWLRPAQQEPQFLLRAEKPRTSSVHHHHHYGPPGLPALPAPGPPVGYPLWPSLLPAPAVTQAPGLQPAIRHMMGPTTTVPALNTLQWSPPGSAPRLVSPLVPHAGPSEAARSSRRPRGTPEGEPGQGSGGTASPAGYGEKEHPGTRG; the protein is encoded by the exons ATGGTGGACTCCTCGGTGGCCGACCAAATGGCCCGGTTAAAGCTCAAACTCTTGGAAAAG AAGCTCGAGGCCGAACGAGAAAACATGGAGGAAAATCTGGAGCCGTCCCTCGCTGCGCCAA GGAGCTACGAAGGAGAAGATGAAATTGTGCAGAGCGccctgaggaggaggaaggaccTTCTGCACAAGCTGAGG CCCCGGCCCCTCTGGCCGCCTTTGCAGGAACAGCACCTTCTGGAAGAGCTCGCCGGGCCCTACTCCTGGGGAGGGAGCCCCAGAAGGAGCTACCGGGCGGAGGGGCCCCCCGAGGGGCCCCCGGCCCCCATCTACCCGCCCTTCCCGGCAGCGTCACAGCCGGAGCAGCCCAGGATCATCCAGCAGACG GTGCCCCAGCCACCGGCCACCATCATCCAGCAGCTGCCGCAGCAGCCCCTCATCACCCAGATCCCCCCGGCCCCAGCCTACGCGGGCCCAAGGTCAGGAAGCATCAAGGAAG ACATGGTGGAGATGATGCTGATGCAGAACGCCCAGATGCACCAGATCATTATGCAGAACATGATGCTGAAGGTCCTCCCGCCCGTGACCTCGGCGGCCCCGGAAGCGCCTTGGCTCCGGCCCGCTCAGCAG GAGCCCCAGTTTCTGCTGCGTGCTGAAAAGCCCAGGACTTCCTCTgtccaccatcaccaccattacGGCCCCCCGGGCCTGCCGGCTCTCCCCGCCCCCGGGCCCCCAGTGGGCTACCCCCTGTGGCCTTCGCTGCTTCCAGCCCCGGCCGTGACCCAGGCCCCGGGCCTCCAGCCCGCCATCCGGCACATGATGGGGCCCACCACCACCGTGCCCGCCCTCAACAC CCTCCAGTGGAGCCCTCCCGGGTCTGCCCCCAGGCTTGTGAGCCCCCTGGTCCCCCACGCCG GTCCGTCTGAAGCTGCCAGGAGCTCGAGAAGGCCCAGGGGGACCCCGGAGGGGGAGCCCGGGCAGGGCAGCGGGGGCACGGCGAGTCCGGCCGGCTATGGAGAGAAGGAGCATCCCGGCACGCGCGGCTGA
- the C4H21orf58 gene encoding uncharacterized protein C21orf58 homolog isoform X2, protein MVDSSVADQMARLKLKLLEKKLEAERENMEENLEPSLAAPRSYEGEDEIVQSALRRRKDLLHKLREQHLLEELAGPYSWGGSPRRSYRAEGPPEGPPAPIYPPFPAASQPEQPRIIQQTVPQPPATIIQQLPQQPLITQIPPAPAYAGPRSGSIKEDMVEMMLMQNAQMHQIIMQNMMLKVLPPVTSAAPEAPWLRPAQQEPQFLLRAEKPRTSSVHHHHHYGPPGLPALPAPGPPVGYPLWPSLLPAPAVTQAPGLQPAIRHMMGPTTTVPALNTLQWSPPGSAPRLVSPLVPHAGPSEAARSSRRPRGTPEGEPGQGSGGTASPAGYGEKEHPGTRG, encoded by the exons ATGGTGGACTCCTCGGTGGCCGACCAAATGGCCCGGTTAAAGCTCAAACTCTTGGAAAAG AAGCTCGAGGCCGAACGAGAAAACATGGAGGAAAATCTGGAGCCGTCCCTCGCTGCGCCAA GGAGCTACGAAGGAGAAGATGAAATTGTGCAGAGCGccctgaggaggaggaaggaccTTCTGCACAAGCTGAGG GAACAGCACCTTCTGGAAGAGCTCGCCGGGCCCTACTCCTGGGGAGGGAGCCCCAGAAGGAGCTACCGGGCGGAGGGGCCCCCCGAGGGGCCCCCGGCCCCCATCTACCCGCCCTTCCCGGCAGCGTCACAGCCGGAGCAGCCCAGGATCATCCAGCAGACG GTGCCCCAGCCACCGGCCACCATCATCCAGCAGCTGCCGCAGCAGCCCCTCATCACCCAGATCCCCCCGGCCCCAGCCTACGCGGGCCCAAGGTCAGGAAGCATCAAGGAAG ACATGGTGGAGATGATGCTGATGCAGAACGCCCAGATGCACCAGATCATTATGCAGAACATGATGCTGAAGGTCCTCCCGCCCGTGACCTCGGCGGCCCCGGAAGCGCCTTGGCTCCGGCCCGCTCAGCAG GAGCCCCAGTTTCTGCTGCGTGCTGAAAAGCCCAGGACTTCCTCTgtccaccatcaccaccattacGGCCCCCCGGGCCTGCCGGCTCTCCCCGCCCCCGGGCCCCCAGTGGGCTACCCCCTGTGGCCTTCGCTGCTTCCAGCCCCGGCCGTGACCCAGGCCCCGGGCCTCCAGCCCGCCATCCGGCACATGATGGGGCCCACCACCACCGTGCCCGCCCTCAACAC CCTCCAGTGGAGCCCTCCCGGGTCTGCCCCCAGGCTTGTGAGCCCCCTGGTCCCCCACGCCG GTCCGTCTGAAGCTGCCAGGAGCTCGAGAAGGCCCAGGGGGACCCCGGAGGGGGAGCCCGGGCAGGGCAGCGGGGGCACGGCGAGTCCGGCCGGCTATGGAGAGAAGGAGCATCCCGGCACGCGCGGCTGA
- the C4H21orf58 gene encoding uncharacterized protein C21orf58 homolog isoform X3 has product MVDSSVADQMARLKLKLLEKKLEAERENMEENLEPSLAAPRSYEGEDEIVQSALRRRKDLLHKLRPRPLWPPLQEQHLLEELAGPYSWGGSPRRSYRAEGPPEGPPAPIYPPFPAASQPEQPRIIQQTVPQPPATIIQQLPQQPLITQIPPAPAYAGPRSGSIKEDMVEMMLMQNAQMHQIIMQNMMLKVLPPVTSAAPEAPWLRPAQQEPQFLLRAEKPRTSSVHHHHHYGPPGLPALPAPGPPVGYPLWPSLLPAPAVTQAPGLQPAIRHMMGPTTTVPALNTVASSGALPGLPPGL; this is encoded by the exons ATGGTGGACTCCTCGGTGGCCGACCAAATGGCCCGGTTAAAGCTCAAACTCTTGGAAAAG AAGCTCGAGGCCGAACGAGAAAACATGGAGGAAAATCTGGAGCCGTCCCTCGCTGCGCCAA GGAGCTACGAAGGAGAAGATGAAATTGTGCAGAGCGccctgaggaggaggaaggaccTTCTGCACAAGCTGAGG CCCCGGCCCCTCTGGCCGCCTTTGCAGGAACAGCACCTTCTGGAAGAGCTCGCCGGGCCCTACTCCTGGGGAGGGAGCCCCAGAAGGAGCTACCGGGCGGAGGGGCCCCCCGAGGGGCCCCCGGCCCCCATCTACCCGCCCTTCCCGGCAGCGTCACAGCCGGAGCAGCCCAGGATCATCCAGCAGACG GTGCCCCAGCCACCGGCCACCATCATCCAGCAGCTGCCGCAGCAGCCCCTCATCACCCAGATCCCCCCGGCCCCAGCCTACGCGGGCCCAAGGTCAGGAAGCATCAAGGAAG ACATGGTGGAGATGATGCTGATGCAGAACGCCCAGATGCACCAGATCATTATGCAGAACATGATGCTGAAGGTCCTCCCGCCCGTGACCTCGGCGGCCCCGGAAGCGCCTTGGCTCCGGCCCGCTCAGCAG GAGCCCCAGTTTCTGCTGCGTGCTGAAAAGCCCAGGACTTCCTCTgtccaccatcaccaccattacGGCCCCCCGGGCCTGCCGGCTCTCCCCGCCCCCGGGCCCCCAGTGGGCTACCCCCTGTGGCCTTCGCTGCTTCCAGCCCCGGCCGTGACCCAGGCCCCGGGCCTCCAGCCCGCCATCCGGCACATGATGGGGCCCACCACCACCGTGCCCGCCCTCAACAC GGTAGCCTCCAGTGGAGCCCTCCCGGGTCTGCCCCCAGGCTTGTGA